A stretch of Gossypium hirsutum isolate 1008001.06 chromosome A06, Gossypium_hirsutum_v2.1, whole genome shotgun sequence DNA encodes these proteins:
- the LOC107930620 gene encoding probable WRKY transcription factor 7 (The RefSeq protein has 1 substitution compared to this genomic sequence), which yields MMGHGGVGGGGNSFTVKMEETALKEAANAGIQGFEELIRLMSKSQQLRSQDVCFNAPSSSEPAMEIQAVTDKTVSSFKKVISLLGRPRTGHARFRRAPLNHLPQQQQIQVSKDEEVSTFKPLCSTPSYKLPPLPTKSSHVLKTGVLEPGNSVMSSLTGDTDSIQHQPCFSIGFQFTNPSSHGKPPLSSKRKCNSMDDVANLKCGSSSSARCHCSKKRKSRVKRVIRVPAVSNKMADIPHDDYSWRKYGQKPIKGSPHPRGYYKCSSVRGCPARKHVERAVEDPRMVIVTYEGDHNHSHNITTDVPSALVLESS from the exons ATGATGGGTCACGGCGGCGTTGGCGGTGGAGGCAACAGTTTTACAGTCAAAATGGAGGAAACTGCTTTGAAAGAAGCTGCTAATGCTGGGATTCAAGGTTTTGAAGAACTGATAAGATTGATGTCTAAAAGTCAACAGCTTCGCTCGCAAGATGTTTGTTTTAATGCCCCTTCAAGTTCAGAACCAGCTATGGAAATCCAAGCTGTTACAGATAAGACTGTAAGTTCCTTTAAAAAAGTTATTTCGTTATTGGGTCGACCTAGAACTGGTCATGCTCGGTTCAGACGAGCTCCTCTTAATCATCTCCCACAACAACAACAGATTCAAGTGAGCAAAGATGAAGAAGTATCGACTTTTAAGCCTTTATGTTCAACCCCAAGTTATAAGTTACCTCCTTTGCCAACCAAAAGTAGCCATGTTTTAAAGACTGGTGTTTTAGAGCCTGGGAATTCTGTTATGTCTTCATTGACTGGGGATACTGATAGCATACAACACCAACCGTGTTTCTCTATTGGTTTTCAATTCACTAACCCTTCTTCTCATGGCAAACCTCCTTTGTCTTCAAAAAGGAAGTGTAATTCCATGGATGATGTTGCTAATCTCAAGTGTGGATCATCATCCTCTGCTCGTTGCCATTGTTCCAAGAAGAG GAAATCAAGAGTGAAAAGAGTCATTAGAGTCCCAGCTGTTAGCAACAAAATGGCTGATATTCCTCACGATGATTATTCTTGGAGAAAATATGGCCAAAAACCAATCAAAGGTTCTCCTCATCCAAG GGGCTATTACAAATGTAGCAGTGTCAGAGGTTGTCCTGCAAGGAAGCATGTAGAAAGAGCTGTCGAGGATCCAAGGATGTTGATTGTAACATACGAAGGTGATCACAATCATAGCCATAATATCACCACAGATGTCCCATCGGCGCTAGTTCTTGAATCATCATAA